The Akkermansia sp. RCC_12PD genome contains the following window.
GGCAGCTCCACACCTCCGAACAGATAGCCCTGGTCTTCATTGGGAAGGAAACCGGAGGGGATGAGTTTGGCCAGCGGAAAGAGCAGGGCGGTCATGGCGGCCAGCAGCAGGATGGACAGCCACATGCGGCGGATCAGCCAGGAGCAGGCATTGACGTACCAGTCCCGCGCCTTGTTGAATCCCTTGTTGAATATGTTGAAAAAGGGGCCCAGCAGCCAGATGGTGTCTGAATTGCCCGCTTTCAGCAGTCGGGAGGACAGCGCGGGACTGAGGGACAACGCGCAGAAGGCTGAAATGATGATGGACATGCCGATGGTCACGGCGAACTGCTCAAACAGCTTTCCTGATACGCCGGGGAGCAGCAATGTGGGAACGAACACGCAGGAAATCACCAGGGCCGTACTGACAATGGGGCCGGATACCTCCCGCATGGCTGCGATGGTGGCCGGCAAGGGCTTTTCTCCGTTGGAAATGTGGTTTTTCACCGCTTCCACCACCACGATGGCGTCGTCCACCACCAGGCCGATGGCCAGCACCAGCCCCATCAGGCAGATGGTATTGATGGAAAAGCCGAAGAACGGGAAGGCGATGAAGGCCCCGACGATGGAGACCGGAACGGCAAATGCCGGGATGAGTGTTCCGCGCCACCCCTGCAGGAAGATGAATACGACCAGGACCACGAGCCCCAGCGCGATGAGCAGGGTGCTGACAATGTCTTCAATCCCGGCGCGTACGGCCAGGGTGGAATCCAGGGAAACCAGGTAATCCATGTCCGGCGGCAGGTTGCTTTCCGCCAGAAGGGCCTTGATGTTGTCCACGAGCTGAATGGCGTTTCCGCCCGGCGCTTCGTAAATGCCCAGGGAGGCGGCCGGCATGCCGTTGACGGTGGAGCTGAGGCTGTAGGTTTCCGAACCCAGTTCCACGCGGGCGACGTCGCTCACCCGCACGATGGAGCTGCCCTGGCCGCGCACCACGATGTTTTCAAACTCCTCCACGGTCGTCAGGCGTCCGGGAGCCTTGACGGTAAAGGAAAGCTGCTGGTCCGGCGGAGCGGGCTGGGCGCCTATCTTCCCCGCCGGATTTACGGCGTTCTGGGCCTGGACGGCCAGCATGACGTCCCTGGCCGTGATGTTCAGGGCCGCCATTTTTTCCGGATTCAGCCAGATGCGCATGGCGTAGCGGCCGGAGCCGAAGACCTGGACATCCCCCACTCCGGGGACGCGCTTGATGGCATCCACCATGTTGATGTAGGCGTAGTTGGCCAGCCACAGGCCGTCATAGGTTCCGTTGGGGGAATAAAAGCTGATGACCAGGGCGGGCAGCCCGCTGGTTTTCCGCAGGGAGATGCCCAGTTCGCTGACTTCCGGCGGAAGCTGGGAGGTGGCCTGTCCGTAGCGCAGGTAAGAGAGCACCTGGTCCATGTTCGCCTCCGTGCCTGTCTCGAACAGGATCATCATGCTCATCTGCCCGTTGTTGGTGTTGACGGAGGTCATGTAGGACATGCCGTCCACGCCGGACATTTGCTGTTCGATGGGGGAGGCGATGGATTTGACCACCGTCTCGCAGTCGGCCCCGGGATAGGTGGCCGTCACCTGGATGGAGGGGGGGATGATGTCCGGGTATTCGGAAACGGGGAGGCGCAGAATGGAGAAGGCCCCCAGCAGGACGATGATGATGGAAAGGCAGAAGGAAAGAATGGGGCGCTTGATGAAGAAGTCGGCCATGGTGAAAAAGGGCTTATTGGTTGGAGGCAGGGACCGCTTTCAGGCGGGCGTCCGGATTCCGGGTGGCCGCCTCCGCCTGGAGAAGGCCGTCCACGACTACTTTGCTCTGCGGGGTGAGGGAGTCCGGCTTCAGGGGAGTGACCTGCTGCCGTTCCCCGATCTGGGCCCCGGCCTGTACGGGGACGATGGAGGGACGGTTGTTTTCATCCAGTGTGACCACGAAGAAGCGGCCCTGCGTGGAAAGAATGGCCTTGGCGGGCACCGTCAGCGCATTTTTAACGGTGGCGAGCTGCGCCGTGGCGATGATAAACATGCCGGGCCTCAGCAGGTAGTCCCTGTTGGGAAGGTTGGCCTGCACGCGGATCGTTCCCGTCTGGGGGTTGAATGCCCGGTCAATGGCTACGACGGTGGCTTGTTCCGGGTAGGTGCTGCCGTCCTTGAGCGTGATATCCAGCTTGCTGTCCGTGCGGATGCCTTCATCCCCGTTTTTTCCCGCCTGCTGAATCCATTCCTGCTGGGTGACGGCAAAGTTGACGCGGATGGGGTCCACGGAGGAGACGATAGCCAGGGCGCCGCTTTCCGGACTGACCAGGTCGCCTATGTTCGTCTTGGAGATGCCGGCGATTCCGTCAAAGGGGGCGTACAGGATGGTGTAGGAAAGGTTCTTTTTGGCCAGTTCCAGTGCAGCCGTGGCCTCCCTGACCTGGGCTTCCGCAGCGATGGCGGACAGGCGCGTGTCTTCATATTTTTGTTTGGAGATGGCGTTTTCCGCCGCCAGCGGCTTGTAAATCTGCAAGTCGTAATTCAACTGCTGCAACTGGGCCTGCGACTGTTCCAGCGTGGCCTGGGCCTTGGTTACCTGGTCCTTGAAAACGGTATCGTCAATCCGGAAGAGGACTTCCCCCTTTTTCACGACGGCGCCGTTGGAATAGTTCTGCGTTTGCAGGTAGCCCGTTACCTGCGGCACGATGGAGGCGTTGTCCACCCCGTCCAGATGGCCCACCCAGCTTCCCTTGACGGGAATGTCCATCGCGACCGGATGTTCATACGTAAGCGTGGGCATTTCAGGAGCCTGCCGTTCCGCTTTTTTACAGCCGGGAAGGAGCAGGCAGGTCAGGG
Protein-coding sequences here:
- a CDS encoding efflux RND transporter permease subunit, translated to MADFFIKRPILSFCLSIIIVLLGAFSILRLPVSEYPDIIPPSIQVTATYPGADCETVVKSIASPIEQQMSGVDGMSYMTSVNTNNGQMSMMILFETGTEANMDQVLSYLRYGQATSQLPPEVSELGISLRKTSGLPALVISFYSPNGTYDGLWLANYAYINMVDAIKRVPGVGDVQVFGSGRYAMRIWLNPEKMAALNITARDVMLAVQAQNAVNPAGKIGAQPAPPDQQLSFTVKAPGRLTTVEEFENIVVRGQGSSIVRVSDVARVELGSETYSLSSTVNGMPAASLGIYEAPGGNAIQLVDNIKALLAESNLPPDMDYLVSLDSTLAVRAGIEDIVSTLLIALGLVVLVVFIFLQGWRGTLIPAFAVPVSIVGAFIAFPFFGFSINTICLMGLVLAIGLVVDDAIVVVEAVKNHISNGEKPLPATIAAMREVSGPIVSTALVISCVFVPTLLLPGVSGKLFEQFAVTIGMSIIISAFCALSLSPALSSRLLKAGNSDTIWLLGPFFNIFNKGFNKARDWYVNACSWLIRRMWLSILLLAAMTALLFPLAKLIPSGFLPNEDQGYLFGGVELPDNTSLNVTEKTSAEMERIIREDPGVEVVTTVNGFNLISTVQSSSNSFFFISLKPWSQRKGPDMTADAIAARLKSKLNASISSGMAYVVPPPPLPGVGTSGDVTFLLEDRQGIGEEFLASNTSKFIEAAGKRPEIAGISNFMSPSNLQYNLNVNTEQATLQNMNVDEIYATIQAYMGSTFLNNFNIYGQEWQVYMQADAPYRDSIDKLSMFYVRNNNGDPVPLDSVINVTHGWAPEFLIRQNMFNSSQLNITPAEGYSSGQVMNALEEVFAQTMPAGMGYGYSGMSYQEKQAQHGITIGMIFAASAIFVFLILASLYESWSLPVAVFMTAPIAILGAFAALWIFGQQLNIYSEIGLIVLIALAAKNAILIVEFAVLELKQGKDLLTSTLDAARIRLRPILMTSIAFIMGCLPLALATGAGAAARQVVGIGVIGGMITAVFIGVFFIPSFFYLIAKLAKLDKKAALERQEKAS
- a CDS encoding efflux RND transporter periplasmic adaptor subunit, which gives rise to MDLTRLTGSISVFAAFLSLTCLLLPGCKKAERQAPEMPTLTYEHPVAMDIPVKGSWVGHLDGVDNASIVPQVTGYLQTQNYSNGAVVKKGEVLFRIDDTVFKDQVTKAQATLEQSQAQLQQLNYDLQIYKPLAAENAISKQKYEDTRLSAIAAEAQVREATAALELAKKNLSYTILYAPFDGIAGISKTNIGDLVSPESGALAIVSSVDPIRVNFAVTQQEWIQQAGKNGDEGIRTDSKLDITLKDGSTYPEQATVVAIDRAFNPQTGTIRVQANLPNRDYLLRPGMFIIATAQLATVKNALTVPAKAILSTQGRFFVVTLDENNRPSIVPVQAGAQIGERQQVTPLKPDSLTPQSKVVVDGLLQAEAATRNPDARLKAVPASNQ